A genomic region of Desulfosarcina ovata subsp. ovata contains the following coding sequences:
- a CDS encoding bifunctional sulfate adenylyltransferase/adenylylsulfate kinase yields MTHADLRGENYHGGNYVNLLVDPERSALLKKISTDLISITLDDGQLCDFELLTTGAFSPLTGFMNRSNYESVLDRTKLQDGTIWPVPICLDISETVARPLEAGQSIVIRDPEGFLLAIMHVEDIWKPDKEKEAKLLYGTTNRAHPGVAHLLRNTGEFYVGGALEVLNLPLHFDFKQLRMTPPEVRSLYKKLGWNRIVGFHTTNTIHRPEFEMAIRAMQKSRANLLLLPGVGMSGPGDFDYYTRVRCYRHAVGYFPPESAIMSLLPIFTRLAGPRDALLQCIVGKNYGCTHFIIGHQHADPGGQNGAGPFYDSDETQSFVKNLAESVGIRVVPFNELVYLPFEDEFSPKDEVTEGAESISLSSLDIRDRIRSGRKIPRWATFPEVVGELKKAYPPPAKQGFAVFFTGLSGAGKSTIARVLYAKMLEIGKRPVTLLDGDIVRQNLSNELSFSKEHRDINVRRIGFVASEITKNRGVAICAPIAPYAATRAEIRASIEAVGGFIEVHVATPLDVCEKRDRKGMYAKARAGLIKGYTGIDDPYEIPESPEVRIDTSGKSPDEAAQEILIYLGQRRFI; encoded by the coding sequence ATGACTCATGCAGATTTGCGTGGTGAAAACTACCACGGCGGTAACTACGTTAACCTGTTGGTGGACCCGGAGCGGTCGGCTCTGCTCAAGAAGATTTCCACCGATTTGATCAGTATTACGTTGGATGATGGCCAGCTGTGCGATTTCGAATTGCTTACCACAGGCGCATTTTCACCATTGACCGGTTTTATGAACCGCAGCAATTACGAATCTGTTCTGGACCGAACCAAACTGCAGGATGGAACCATTTGGCCGGTGCCCATCTGCCTCGATATATCCGAGACGGTTGCCCGTCCACTCGAGGCCGGTCAGTCGATCGTTATTCGGGACCCGGAGGGATTCCTGCTCGCCATCATGCATGTGGAAGACATCTGGAAGCCGGACAAGGAAAAAGAGGCCAAACTGCTCTATGGGACCACGAATCGGGCCCACCCCGGTGTTGCCCACCTGTTGCGCAATACCGGTGAATTTTATGTGGGCGGTGCGCTGGAAGTGTTGAACCTGCCTCTGCATTTCGATTTCAAGCAGTTGCGCATGACGCCACCGGAGGTTCGCAGCCTTTATAAAAAACTGGGCTGGAACCGGATTGTCGGGTTTCACACGACAAATACGATTCACCGGCCCGAGTTCGAAATGGCCATCCGCGCCATGCAAAAAAGCCGGGCCAACCTGCTTCTGCTGCCAGGGGTGGGGATGTCCGGCCCGGGGGATTTTGACTATTACACCCGGGTGCGCTGCTACCGCCATGCCGTGGGCTATTTCCCGCCGGAATCGGCGATCATGAGCCTTTTGCCCATATTTACACGCCTGGCCGGACCTCGTGATGCTCTGCTGCAATGCATCGTGGGCAAAAACTATGGCTGCACCCACTTTATTATCGGACACCAGCATGCGGATCCGGGTGGACAAAATGGTGCCGGCCCATTTTATGACAGTGACGAAACCCAGTCGTTTGTTAAGAACCTGGCCGAATCCGTTGGCATCCGTGTGGTCCCGTTCAATGAGTTGGTATACCTGCCGTTTGAAGATGAATTTTCCCCCAAAGATGAAGTGACCGAAGGCGCGGAGAGCATTTCGCTGTCCAGCCTGGATATTCGCGATCGCATCCGCAGCGGCAGAAAAATACCCCGCTGGGCCACTTTCCCGGAGGTGGTCGGTGAACTGAAAAAGGCCTATCCGCCACCTGCAAAACAGGGTTTTGCGGTTTTTTTTACCGGTCTTTCCGGAGCCGGAAAGTCGACGATCGCCCGGGTGCTTTACGCCAAGATGCTGGAAATCGGAAAGCGTCCGGTGACCCTGTTAGATGGCGACATTGTCCGCCAGAACCTTTCCAACGAACTTTCCTTTTCCAAGGAGCACCGGGATATCAATGTCCGGCGCATCGGTTTTGTAGCTAGTGAAATCACCAAAAATCGGGGGGTTGCCATTTGTGCGCCCATTGCGCCCTATGCTGCCACGCGTGCCGAGATCCGCGCCAGTATCGAGGCGGTTGGCGGTTTTATCGAAGTCCATGTGGCGACGCCGCTGGACGTATGCGAAAAACGTGACCGAAAAGGGATGTACGCCAAAGCCAGGGCCGGTCTCATTAAAGGATACACCGGAATCGATGATCCCTATGAAATTCCTGAATCGCCGGAAGTCCGGATCGATACAAGCGGGAAGTCCCCGGACGAGGCGGCCCAGGAGATTTTAATTTATCTGGGGCAGAGACGGTTCATATGA
- a CDS encoding PEP-CTERM sorting domain-containing protein, protein MVKVFKPIFFLSFCMLLFAGLTPNAEALTIDAENLDALTSSDINYWTGSNPNNPDADDVEEIVGYEGDLTLLYKDDFDDGESGTYASSYDTDYEDGTNDPNDATISYESGDTISEYPLYLIVKDGNHTPTWYIFDISSWNGEDDIVLLNFWNTDDGGAISHVAIVGGVAPVPEPATMLLLGTGLVGLAGLSRKKFKK, encoded by the coding sequence ATGGTAAAAGTATTTAAGCCAATATTTTTTTTATCTTTTTGCATGTTATTATTTGCGGGTTTAACGCCCAATGCAGAGGCCCTCACAATTGATGCAGAAAATCTAGATGCGTTGACATCTTCTGACATTAATTATTGGACTGGGAGCAATCCCAATAACCCGGATGCAGATGATGTAGAGGAAATAGTTGGGTATGAAGGTGATTTAACGCTTTTGTACAAGGATGATTTTGATGATGGCGAATCTGGTACATATGCCTCATCCTACGATACCGATTATGAGGATGGTACGAATGATCCTAATGATGCAACAATAAGTTACGAGAGTGGTGATACTATAAGTGAGTATCCTTTGTACCTTATCGTCAAAGATGGTAACCATACTCCAACATGGTATATTTTCGATATATCATCTTGGAACGGAGAAGATGACATCGTACTTTTAAATTTCTGGAATACTGATGATGGTGGTGCCATATCTCACGTCGCCATAGTAGGTGGTGTTGCTCCAGTTCCCGAACCCGCAACCATGCTATTGCTGGGCACCGGTCTGGTCGGTCTGGCCGGCCTCAGCCGTAAAAAATTCAAGAAATAA
- the galE gene encoding UDP-glucose 4-epimerase GalE, translated as MNPKKKSVLVVGGAGYIGSHMVRQLVEAKWNVVILDNLSTGSRQLVHGGQLVQGRLGDVGLLDQLFSDHDVAAVMHFAAFSQVGESVDQPLKYYRNNLAETINLLDAMVRHRVLRFIFSSTAAVYGEPEAIPITENHPRQPTNPYGNTKLAVERMLADCDAAFGLKYAALRYFNAAGADPSGEIGEMHDPETHLIPIVLKAASGHINNIQVFGTDYPTTDGTCIRDYVHVNDLAQAHLLALNALFDGGASAVYNLGSSSGYSVKEVIRIAERVTGKKIPVVEGPRRLGDPAVLVASSEKIKNRLGWVPVYDDLEKIIRTAWNWHLKQIS; from the coding sequence ATGAATCCAAAAAAAAAGAGTGTTCTGGTTGTCGGCGGAGCAGGGTATATCGGTTCCCACATGGTGCGGCAATTGGTCGAGGCCAAGTGGAATGTGGTTATTCTGGACAACCTGTCCACAGGCAGCCGGCAGTTGGTTCATGGTGGCCAATTGGTTCAGGGACGGCTGGGAGATGTCGGTCTGCTGGACCAGCTTTTCAGCGACCATGACGTTGCCGCGGTCATGCATTTTGCGGCCTTCTCCCAGGTTGGCGAATCGGTCGATCAGCCGCTTAAATACTATCGCAACAACCTGGCCGAGACAATCAACCTGCTGGATGCCATGGTGCGCCACAGGGTTTTGCGTTTCATCTTTTCCTCGACGGCGGCGGTTTATGGCGAACCGGAAGCGATCCCCATTACAGAAAATCACCCACGCCAGCCAACCAATCCATACGGAAACACCAAACTGGCGGTGGAGCGCATGCTGGCCGACTGCGACGCTGCCTTTGGGTTGAAATATGCGGCGTTGCGTTATTTTAACGCCGCGGGCGCGGACCCGTCGGGCGAGATTGGTGAAATGCACGATCCCGAGACCCATCTGATTCCCATTGTGCTGAAAGCCGCTTCAGGTCATATAAACAATATACAGGTATTTGGTACGGACTACCCTACCACAGATGGTACCTGTATCCGGGATTATGTTCATGTCAACGATTTGGCCCAGGCTCATCTGCTGGCCCTGAACGCGTTGTTTGACGGTGGGGCGAGTGCGGTCTACAACCTGGGCAGCAGCAGCGGTTACTCCGTTAAAGAGGTGATCCGGATTGCCGAACGGGTCACCGGAAAAAAGATTCCGGTTGTCGAAGGACCCCGCCGCTTGGGAGATCCTGCCGTTCTGGTTGCCAGTTCAGAAAAAATTAAAAACAGGCTCGGTTGGGTGCCGGTTTATGACGATCTTGAAAAAATCATCCGGACTGCCTGGAACTGGCATTTGAAACAGATATCTTGA